The following are encoded together in the Plasmodium knowlesi strain H genome assembly, chromosome: 8 genome:
- a CDS encoding exportin-1, putative, which translates to MENESFNPLSLLDKNQPFDAEKLKLLDNVVEALLDTKDKNRRDFAQNLLNQFKMLDNSWRSVSIILEHSENVNTKFYGLQILEECINNKWNILPAEEREGMKNFIACYTITLSTEGTTVGVDRHLLNKLDETLIQIVKKEWPDSWSSFIPDIVNSAKLNQNVCENNMKLLNMLSEEVFEFGNETLVKKKKEKLRNEYASQFQEVYNLCLYILEANVYNKRSTNTSLIKQTLNCLSNFFKWIPLTYIFDKYKFNDTNIQIIDLLFDHFWDDISYKIECVKCIQEIVMLKIDEKNIIYFDNVFINLWSKLVSKIKLLPNANEMKNIPPELKIFWEQYFLQLSICITSFLRNYREKIVEKNNNTNDVNIVFKFLNMLANSNMEEVFLIIIDYYNIFTEQLIRELITRLEQEHNLKGKGGSNVPGAVGSSNDLKNSLGTSSMNMSMNLEASSLGNRKAYSFATMNYQSNLMGNNAVNGGGSSIININEYSSILDKIDLTPGDIKKMCPRIKLYEFILNDIRKTVIEKMAKPQEIYISYDNETGEVVRDFEPDTTEIALYNTMKTTLVYLTYLGSEKTMELIVELLNKESEKSLKNTNKNEVWNSTKTNRISYAVGSISMCMTLKKEQDFLMYILRIYLHMIEVKNGEENRAILASCVMYIVSQYHRFLKLHWRFLKTVMKKLFEFAENEKVQDMAAETILKICKQCKNVIAKNNHTNDNNESFFNTFIKFHNNIMHKLPEKLNLLLYEAIAHVISCFPYEEKQESIKILMSKLMNLWNSLIYANNGIKDMNDPNALNSNGANGNAINDMKNLEHLCTYENSKLIITFVRVNCRLAYALSYFYYEQLNLVFLDFLKIYQLYSKFINMEVETNGTKRIKHAQFRNLFLMKREFLHLIETTIERSCYNIQELEAELLKREQKKMKNEIDESMDVHLPTVEEAKQINFQMTSNILNVLLETILVDYRDSNPHIKDAEVFSLLSTVFKKIENVTCPILPTVLNYVLLPTIDMIKNDFSSYPEHREKFYNFLDACVRHCFDYLFTLDSEIFNTFIQSLLWAIKHEHPSVADHGLRITHQFLHNIIIKKKEYLEEFCKAFYYIILNEVFKTLTDSFHKSGFHYQTIILMNLLRLLEFEVVNLPDAEITKAHIVKHVQTFLTQSFENLNQKQIETFSVDLFNFCVESPSAFRSFVRDLLISLKEFSTNQDELYEADRQEALQRAKMAEDNKLIKLRGLMKEDVPSFSAIDVDDECINVE; encoded by the exons atggaaaatgaatCTTTCAACCCGCTGTCGCTCTTAGACAAAAATCAACCGTTTGATGCGGAGAAATTGAAACTTTTGGACAATGTAGTTGAGGCTCTGTTAGACACAAAGGACAAGAACAGAAGAGACTTTGCGCAGAATTTGTTGAATCAGTTTAAGATGTTGGATAATTCATGGAGATCTGTATCCATCATTTTAGAACACAgcgaaaatgtgaacacgAAATTTTATGGCCTTCAAATATTGGAAGAGTGTATAAACAACAAGTGGAATATATTGCCTGCAGAGGAGAGGGagggaatgaaaaattttatagCGTGCTACACGATAACTTTATCGACAGAAGGAACAACGGTAGGGGTGGATAGACATTTGCTAAACAAGTTGGACGAGACACTTATCCAGATTGTAAAGAAGGAGTGGCCCGATTCGTGGTCGAGTTTTATTCCAGACATTGTAAATTCTGCCAAGCTAAATCAGAATGTATGTGAAAATAATATGAAGTTGTTAAACATGTTAAGTGAAGAGGTATTCGAATTTGGAAATGAAAcgttagtaaaaaaaaagaaagaaaaattaagaaacGAATATGCTAGCCAATTCCAGGAAGTGTACAACTTATGTTTGTACATTTTGGAGGCTAACGTATACAACAAGAGGAGTACAAACACATCGTTAATTAAGCAAACCTTAAATTGTTTGtcaaacttttttaaatggaTTCCAttaacatatatttttgataAATACAAATTTAATGATACCAACATACAGATTATTGATCTTCTGTTTGACCACTTTTGGGATGACATTTCCTATAAAATCGAGTGTGTAAAATGCATACAAGAAATAGTGATGCtaaaaattgatgaaaagaatattatttattttgataACGTGTTTATCAACCTATGGTCAAAGTTGGTCTCGAAGATTAAGTTGTTACCAAATGCTAATGAGATGAAGAATATTCCTccagaattaaaaatattctggGAGCAATACTTCTTGCAACTGAGTATATGCATTACGAGTTTTTTACGAAATTACAGAGAGAAGATTGTcgaaaagaacaacaacacGAATGATGTGAATATCGtttttaagtttttaaaCATGCTAGCAAATAGTAATATGGAGGAAGTTTTCCTCATTATCATCGATTATTATAACATCTTCACGGAGCAACTCATTAGGGAGTTGATTACAAGATTGGAGCAGGAGCATAACTTGAAAGGTAAAGGCGGATCGAATGTACCAGGTGCAGTTGGTTCGTCCAATGACTTGAAGAATTCACTGGGCACATCTTCCATGAACATGTCCATGAATTTGGAGGCGTCGTCCCTAGGGAATAGGAAGGCCTACAGCTTCGCTACCATGAATTATCAGTCTAACCTCATGGGAAATAATGCAGTCAATGGAGGAGGAAGCAGCATCATCAACATTAATGAATATTCGTCCATTTTAGATAAAATTGATTTGACCCCTGGGgatataaagaaaatgtgTCCTAGGATTAAGTTATACGAATTTATTCTGAACGATATAAGGAAGACAGTGATTGAGAAGATGGCGAAACCACAGGAAATTTACATTTCGTATGATAACGAGACGGGGGAAGTGGTTAGAGATTTTGAGCCAGACACGACAGAAATTGCTTTGTACAATACGATGAAGACGACCCTGGTGTACCTAACTTACTTGGGATCTGAAAAAACCATGGAATTGATTGTGGAATTGCTAAATAAAGAATCCGAGAAGTCGCTAAAGAATActaacaaaaatgaagtatGGAACAGCACGAAGACGAACCGAATCAGTTACGCAGTGGGTTCCATCTCCATGTGTATGACACTAAAGAAAGAACAAGATTTCTTAATGTACATATTAAGGATATACTTACACATGATAGAGGTTAAGAATGGGGAAGAGAACCGAGCCATTTTGGCCTCTTGTGTTATGTACATAGTGAGTCAGTACCACCGATTTTTGAAGCTCCACTGGAGATTTCTAAAAAcggtgatgaaaaaattgttcgaGTTTGCAGAGAATGAAAAGGTACAGGACATGGCAGCTGAaaccattttgaaaatttgcaAACAATGCAAAAATGTTATAGCGAAGAATAATCATActaatgataataatgaaTCCTTTTTTAATACGTTCATTAAATTTCACAATAATATAATGCATAAGTTGCCAGAGAAATTGAACTTGTTACTTTACGAAGCTATTGCGCATGTCATTTCGTGTTTTCCATATGAAGAGAAGCAGGaaagtataaaaattttgatgaGTAAATTAATGAATCTGTGGAATTCTTTAATTTATGCGAATAACGGAATTAAGGATATGAATGATCCGAATGCTTTAAACAGTAACGGGGCTAATGGAAATGCCATTAATGATATGAAGAATTTGGAGcatttgtgtacatatgaGAATTCGAAACTGATTATTACCTTTGTGAGGGTGAACTGCAGATTGGCCTACGCCTTGTCCTACTTTTACTATGAGCAGCTAAATTTAGTTTTCTTAGACTTTCTAAAAATTTATCAACTGTATAGCAAGTTTATAAATATGGAAGTGGAGACAAATGGAACGAAGCGCATAAAGCATGCTCAGTttagaaatttatttttaatgaagAGAGAGTTTTTACACCTGATAGAAACGACCATTGAGAGGAGTTGCTATAACATACAGGAATTAGAAGCGGAGTtgttaaaaagggaacagaagaaaatgaaaaatgaaattgacGAATCGATGGATGTACATCTGCCAACAGTGGAAGAAGCCAAACAAATTAATTTTCAAATGACCAGTAATATACTAAACGTTTTGCTAGAAACCATTTTAGTAGATTACCGAGATAGTAATCCTCATATAAAGGATGCTGAAGTGTTTTCTCTTCTCTCTacagtttttaaaaagattGAAAATGTCACTTGTCCAATTTTGCCTACCGTGTTAAACTACGTGTTATTACCAACCATTGATATGATAAAGAACGATTTTTCATCTTATCCGGAACATCgagaaaaattttacaacTTTTTAGATGCGTGTGTTAGGCATTGTTTCGATTATTTGTTCACCCTAGATTCGGAAATATTCAATACATTTATTCAATCCCTGTTGTGGGCAATTAAGCATGAGCATCCCTCAGTTGCGGACCACGGGTTGAGGATAACTCACCAATTTTTACATAACATTAttataaagaagaaggaatatttGGAAGAATTTTGTAAAGCTTTTTACTATATAATTTTGAATGAAGTTTTTAAAACTTTAACCGATTCCTTTCACAAGTCAGGGTTCCATTACCAGACAATTATCCTTATGAATTTGTTACGCCTTCTGGAATTCGAGGTGGTGAACCTACCGGATGCAGAGATTACCAAGGCGCACATAGTGAAGCACGTGCAGACATTTTTGACGCAGTCATTTGAGAACCTGAACCAGAAGCAGATTGAAACATTTTCCGTGGACTTGTTTAACTTTTGCGTGGAATCACCCTCGGCCTTTAGGTCCTTCGTCCGGGATTTGTTGATATCGTTGAAG GAATTTTCAACGAACCAAGATGAGCTATACGAGGCTGATCGACAGGAAGCACTGCAGAGAGCCAAAATGGCAGAAGATAACAAACTTATAAAG TTGAGAGgattaatgaaggaagacgTGCCAAGCTTTTCAGCCATCGACGTGGATGACGAGTGTATAAATGtggaatag
- a CDS encoding RNA-binding protein, putative yields the protein MNNHQVVKQQMNPKGSKEQNRMITPNNNIPGGIRDLAYQRTNGNHDMGKMNVNTNAQQHTPANSINNNNYSLGLYIDNPQNAFVFDEEDLKTLFSHYNGAKNIRILSDRAAAQITFNDKNMIQQVRKDINGLTITDIGTIRCIILNEGKTVEQFLPFSANDPASAQEKQGLNESGDNTFNMLKKLANLLQPDRAVGGNMAPKMSESGGLNSTASANMGGSMTTNANVNTNPMQGKNQMKNKMNNQPIYNNAGSHFNQVHINQEEEVEENNPYATKRLSRIELIDIFGFPVEFDVMKKILGKNNSNISYINEQTDNSVSIEIKGKPFNEAPIVERMHVSVSSDDPIGYKKATELIVKLLNSIFEEFYDFCYEKNYPIPENLSFKRHEYMYNPDGSTKYIGFKDQWHPMKDNYRADYSFRKNKGLQKNDKDKRMHGSNFGGHPNLSIGYANQNAPPGDFKEMNYKESNQGNFRNMKLNRARDQHM from the exons ATGAACAACCACCAAGTTGTGAAGCAACAAATGAACCCAAAGGGTTCGAAAGAACAAAACAGAATGATCACTCCAAATAATAACATTCCTGGGGGTATTCGAGATTTAGCCTACCAAAGGACAAATGGAAACCACGacatgggaaaaatgaacgTGAACACCAATGCACAACAACATACCCCCGCAAATAgcataaataataataactaTTCTTTAGGCTTATACATTGACAACCCACAGAATGCATTCGTATTTGATGAAGAGGATTTGAAAACGTTATTTTCTCATTATAATGGAGCTAAAAATATAAGAATTCTAAGTGATAGAGCAGCTGCGCAAATTACTTTTAATGACAAGAATATGATACAGCAAGTGAGAAAAGACATAAACGGGTTGACCATTACAGACATTGGAACGATTAGGtgtattatattaaatgAGGGCAAAACTGTGGAGcaatttctccctttttcggCCAACGATCCTGCATCGGCGCAGGAGAAACAGGGTCTCAATGAAAGTGGTGACAACACATTCAATATGCTGAAGAAGCTAGCGAATTTGCTGCAGCCGGATCGTGCCGTTGGTGGAAACATGGCGCCCAAGATGAGCGAAAGCGGAGGATTAAATTCTACTGCTAGTGCAAACATGGGTGGAAGTATGACCACAAATGCGAACGTGAATACTAACCCcatgcaaggaaaaaatcaaatgaagaataaaatgaataaccAACCCATTTATAACAACGCCGGCAGTCACTTTAACCAAGTGCACATTAACCAAGAGGAGGAGGTCGAAGAGAACAACCCCTATGCTACGAAGCGGTTAAGTCGAATTGAACTAATTGACATATTTGGTTTCCCCGTAGAATTTGatgtaatgaaaaaaattttaggaaaaaataactcCAACATATCTTAcataaatgaacaaactgaTAATTCTGTATCTATTGAGATAAAGGGGAAGCCATTTAATGAAGCCCCGATTGTGGAGCGGATGCATGTGTCTGTTTCATCCGACGATCCTATAGGGTATAAAAAAGCTACGGAGTTAATTGTAAAATTATTGAATTCTATTTTTGAAGAATTTTACGATTTCTGTTATGAGAAGAATTATCCAATTCCGGAAAATTTGTCTTTTAAAAGACacgaatatatgtataacccGGATGGGAGTACCAAGTATATAGGATTCAAGGACCAGTGGCATCCCATGAAGGACAATTATAGGGCGGATTACTCCTTTAGGAAAAACAAAGGCTTGCAAAAGAACGATAAGGACAAGAGGATGCATGGCAGCAATTTTGGCGGGCACCCGAACTTGAGCATCGGCTACGCCAACCAGAATGCTCCCCCAGGCGACTTTAAGGAAAT GAATTACAAAGAATCCAACCAGGGAAATTTTCGTAATATGAAATTAAACCGGGCGCGGGATCAGCACATGTAA
- a CDS encoding ABC transporter B family member 4, putative: MKFVLNWILLYLVACGTSSKNAQYKREYAVRQKNWVGTPHSAVLYKKCKNKKRPFGHNLQIFSIRERVPKWERKNEKSGVPIRRVPNNRALLHHGAFLHHETFLHHETFLHHEAFLHNGTLRNHGASLTKTHFTRKTGKTSVHLGPIQLSNGNQKIHPFVVPAHTQRSEMNTEKSIFSSLYSQMLEKSRHKNNILNDVSKLFKVIRESKNIFFLGFLLTMISSVVDSYIPIFLSRTITYVMNKSAMVTQTNQIPIVNSFLSQFKFNNPFYAYVTVSLVSLLLSSARSYIFNICAYISTNTLQNYLFRVFLHKHISYFKKRGKGELISRLNIDSTELIDIFTTNMIVLLRNVIKTVLSFYFLYKINVYLFVVSLFIVLTITNISIFFSNIFRKLAKEESSVVAYSNNVVEESIDNLPLINSFNTHSKEITKFNRSLDVIYTSRMKLGLLYIIEKLLIRLIDMITLIVTLILSKKTLKSNIHVDSRTAISSVMYMQNIIAQSCTIEQQYSRVQELIGNAEDIIKMIEKDSARTNTNRFASQKYTPLNFLNFLDLKNSIFKYSLIKKFQAIQKDAEYVASVVRPNYLKLFERNYNNLRKILPEYKYILKEDPGGDIPCVEDKGIQSSIPGSVPDYVGKNHQVCANKTNNPSYNGFLTFDPLQDVTNPNLVPDARETEKDSITMLRGQIQLTSAPSQSPTCTDNNLNTGEKIAHKLKKNKPQMNIQEIYSYIKNDHQLIIKQKLDKKFIQFLKTKYKKNIISLILKLYEERHQPVSEELLFMFDNISSFKRISMQDKKSILKMSNVTNNTLFVILLTFLFYNYSKFYYKRKKITPVNLLEKKSKTSLAITTSSKTLCNDSTNDVDHVTLDGISMNDVLSDMTITEMHLDNAQNGGNNEDSALDDNNSVTHPCDEENVEDSSKHSELNTSTEIEDNAETASTLQTAEHSYPSDDEILKNKKMKKKKKKNLHNILPYIVQNAIKELEILKFIDENYKHINENLILDNIKDDKKGSSLIFENVDFYYAKFPKNKILSNINLHFTNKYTYGILCYNDSGKDDLSKLCTRLYSKTYGNILLDNENIENISKYILTRKISLVEEDTYLFSDSIIYNILYSYNCRTKANKYLSYFNYTFGLNKNSINSCVHLFPSDGDLLGMNEEKPEKKLKGTNSPSKGDPSLADTEETKENYTSPQFKKCLMCGNVVNTKQLDEQKKKKKTYNKYKVHFVKKLYKEIIKVSKIVCIDDLISSYKDKFFHNINEKTLSGGQKQKISLARAIIKKPKILILDEAFSALDSANELKIFSSIKSYLPNSTIINLSHKITTIDRCDYIYILKDGKIIEHGLRTKLKENKNSEYYKKMSEF, from the coding sequence ATGAAATTTGTGCTGAACTGGATACTCCTTTACCTTGTAGCTTGCGGGACTTCATCCAAAAATGCGCAATACAAAAGGGAGTACGCCGTGAGACAGAAGAACTGGGTGGGAACCCCCCATTCAGCCGTGCTTTacaaaaagtgtaaaaataagaaaaggcCTTTCGGGCACAAtctgcaaattttttctatcaGGGAAAGAGTTCCCAagtgggaaaggaaaaatgaaaaaagtggCGTGCCTATCAGGAGAGTGCCGAACAACAGAGCTCTTCTCCACCACGGAGCATTTCTCCACCACGAAACATTTCTCCACCACGAAACATTTCTCCACCACGAAGCATTTCTACACAACGGAACGCTTCGCAATCATGGCGCTTCTCTTACCAAAACGCACTTCACAcgaaaaacaggaaaaacaaGCGTCCATTTAGGGCCCATACAACTGAGTAACGGAAACCAGAAGATACATCCTTTTGTAGTACCTGCTCACACACAGCGGAGTGAAATGAACACAGAAAAAAGCATCTTCTCAAGCTTATATTCCCAAATGCTTGAAAAGAGTAGgcataaaaataacatattAAATGATGTAAGCAAACTGTTTAAGGTAATACGGGAGAGTaagaacatatttttcctaGGCTTCTTACTAACAATGATTTCCTCAGTAGTCGATTCGTACATTCCGATTTTTCTGTCCAGAACGATAACCTACGTGATGAATAAAAGTGCGATGGTTACCCAAACGAACCAAATACCAATTGTGAATTCATTCCTTTCTCAATTCAAATTCAACAACCCcttttatgcatatgtaacTGTTTCTCTGGTGAGCTTATTACTTTCTTCCGCACGATCGTATATCTTTAACATATGCGCATACATAAGCACTAACACACTGCAAAATTACCTATTTAGAGTGTTCCTACATAAGCATATTAgctactttaaaaaaaggggcaaaggCGAATTGATTAGTAGACTAAACATAGACTCCACTGAACTGATCGACATATTTACAACCAACATGATTGTTCTCTTACGTAATGTAATAAAGACAGTAttgtctttttattttttatacaaaATTAATGTGTACCTCTTTGTGGTGTCCCTCTTCATTGTCCTAACCATTACTAACATATCAATATTTTTCTCTAACATATTTCGCAAACtcgcaaaagaagaaagtagCGTCGTGGCATACTCAAATAATGTGGTAGAAGAATCTATTGATAATTTACCCCTTATAAATAGTTTCAACACACACAGTAAAGAAATTACCAAGTTTAATCGCTCCTTGGATGTCATATATACGAGCAGAATGAAATTAGGTCTTCTCTATATCATAGAAAAACTCCTTATCCGACTAATAGACATGATAACACTTATCGTCACACTGATATTAAGTAAGAAAACCTTAAAGAGTAACATACACGTAGATTCAAGAACTGCCATCTCATCTGTTATGTACATGCAAAACATTATTGCACAGTCATGCACCATAGAACAGCAGTATTCCAGAGTACAGGAACTTATAGGAAATGCCGAAGACATTATCAAGATGATTGAAAAGGATTCAGCCCGTACTAACACCAACAGGTTTGCATCACAAAAATATACTCCCCTAAATTTCCTGAACTTTCTGGACTTAAAAAATAGTATCTTTAAATATTCCCTTATTAAGAAATTTCAAGCTATCCAAAAAGACGCAGAATATGTTGCCAGTGTTGTTAGGCCCAATTATTTAAAGCTTTTCGAAAGGAATTATAACAATCTCCGAAAAATTTTACCTGAATATAAATACATCTTGAAGGAAGATCCGGGGGGGGATATCCCCTGTGTCGAAGATAAAGGGATTCAAAGTTCCATTCCTGGTAGTGTTCCTGATTATGTAGGGAAAAATCACCAAGTTTGTGCAAATAAAACGAATAACCCCTCATATAATGGATTCCTTACATTTGATCCCCTACAAGATGTGACAAACCCGAACCTTGTACCTGACGCGAGGGAAACGGAGAAAGACTCCATTACAATGTTGAGGGGACAGATTCAGTTAACTTCTGCTCCTTCTCAATCGCCAACCTGCACGGATAACAACCTCAACACGGGCGAAAAAATTGCgcacaaattaaaaaaaaataaaccccAAATGAATATACAAGAAATATATAGCTATATAAAAAACGACCATCAGCTTATAATCAAGCAAAAGCTGGACAAGAAATTTATACAATTCTTAAAAACGaaatataagaaaaatattatatcacTAATCTTAAAGTTATATGAAGAGCGACACCAACCTGTGAGTGAGGAACTCCTTTTCATGTTTGATAATATAAGCTCATTCAAAAGAATATCCATGcaagataaaaaaagtatcTTAAAAATGAGCAACGTAACGAATAACACACTGTTTGTCATATTGCTGACTTTCCTGTTTTACAACTACTCCAAGTTTTACtacaagaggaagaaaataactcCTGTCAATCTGCTGGAGAAGAAATCGAAAACGAGCTTAGCCATCACAACATCGAGCAAAACACTCTGTAATGACTCTACAAATGATGTGGACCACGTAACCCTTGATGGTATCAGCATGAATGATGTGCTAAGCGACATGACCATCACAGAAATGCACCTGGATAACGCACAAAACGGAGGTAACAACGAAGACAGCGCCTTAGATGATAACAATTCAGTGACACACCCTTGCGATGAAGAGAACGTGGAGGACTCGTCCAAGCATAGCGAACTGAATACCTCCACCGAAATTGAAGATAATGCAGAAACAGCCTCCACCTTGCAAACAGCGGAACATAGCTACCCAAGTGatgatgaaattttaaaaaataaaaaaatgaaaaaaaaaaaaaaaaaaaatctccatAACATACTACCATATATTGTACAAAACGCTATAAAAGAattggaaattttaaaatttatcgATGAAAATTACAAACACATAAACGAAAACTTAATCCTAGATAATATCAAAGACGACAAAAAGGGGAGTAGCTTAATTTTCGAAAATGTAGATTTCTACTATGCaaaatttccaaaaaataaaattctgtCAAATATTAATTTGCATTTCACCAATAAATATACCTATGGAATTCTCTGTTATAACGACTCGGGAAAGGACGATCTCTCCAAATTGTGCACACGACTGTATAGCAAAACGTATGGGAACATTCTCTTGGACAATGAAAATATAGAGAACATCTCAAAGTACATACTGACAAGGAAAATTTCCCTAGTAGAGGAAGACACCTACCTGTTCAGCGATagcataatatataatatactgTACTCCTACAATTGCAGGACAAAGGCTAATAAATATTTGTCCTACTTCAATTACACTTTCGggttaaataaaaacagcATAAACAGCTGCGTACATTTGTTTCCTTCAGATGGTGACCTTCTCGGgatgaatgaagaaaaaccggagaaaaaactgaaaggaacaaattcCCCCAGTAAGGGAGACCCCTCCCTTGCGGACACGGAAGAGACGAAAGAGAATTACACCTCCCctcaatttaaaaaatgcctAATGTGCGGGAATGTCGTAAATACCAAACAGCtagatgaacaaaaaaaaaaaaaaaaaacttacaaCAAATATAAAGTACATTTCGTCAAGAAGTTATATAAAGAAATTATTAAAGTTTCAAAAATTGTGTGCATAGACGATTTGATCAGTTCATATAAAGACAAATTTTTTCACAAcattaatgaaaaaacttTGTCAGGTGGacaaaagcaaaaaatatcCCTAGCTAGAGCTATCATAAAAAAGCCCAAAATACTCATTCTAGATGAAGCATTTAGCGCCCTCGATTCTGCAAAtgagttgaaaattttctcaaGTATAAAAAGTTACCTGCCTAATTCTACCATCATAAATCTTTCCCATAAAATTACAACAATTGATCGATGCGattacatttatattttgaaaGATGGGAAAATTATTGAGCATGGTTTAAGGACAAAactgaaggaaaataaaaacagcgAGTACTACAAAAAGATGAGCGAGTTTTAG